GTTAATGTATTAATGACAATGAAAATTCCCTATATActaatagagaaacatttaaaaagttataacatgtagtttgtattaattaaaaaagtgcactgctgagttgtcacgtaattAGAGTGTTAATTTTGCTTACGTTACggcttgagaatcaattgagaatttttttagtctaaaattaaattgttagggaatataatattatatagtatgtccattatggatcattcatttatcaaattgaattatttccttaaataaaacctatagaaataatgaagatttgctaataatctgtatattttctatcatttttgtttaattatttattattaaaataaattacgtAATTACATTACTCATATAatgaaaatttagatttttttgtatatgttgtattttgaatttttcaaaacaagtataaattactaaaactatgaaaagtctcacataattttttttgattaaggtttaaatttgtttttataataagatacaatgattataaaatcatatgcataaataattttattttaataggtgtttatgttaatatatatatatatatatatatatatatatatatatatatatatatatatatatatatatatatatttcgtatcatttaaattaaactatacacaTCAtgtgaaaatacatacttatattttgatatctacgttgaacatatattgaaaagttaatattttcattttgaaatcttcattgttttttaaataactgTAAATTATTGAGACCATAAACatttcacattaaaaaaatcgttggtgttaaattttgttacactaatatgcaaataatcataaaatcatataagtgtaaacctcatttaataagtatccatattaaaagtatattatatatctatgttaatatcatttaagtttaattatatatcttatacAATAGATAAGATTGATAGTTTGGActtatttaccctaaaatgattgcgaataaacaagagcggtcgtttgatttatatgcgcaTGCTGTTACATAATAGTaattgatttcttagttatttgatatataattattatttcataatatgcagaaaaacataaaataagtaataaatataaaatatttattctactCAAGGCGCGAATCTTagcctaagtatgtatctctttaataattttaaatctttaacattttcaaaatctcaagccaaaacaaaataatgaaatgagaataaactcaaaatcaatatttatatcgagtaataaccaaaaaaaaaaaagaaaacaacacaaaatgaaaaaaatattgaagatatttttaaatttttaaatcatgatataaaaccgagctctcatattttcattgtaaccaaatagtaggcctgAGATTCTTCAGCCTAAACGTgaggttcttatgcgataaatgattttttgacctaaaatattttcaaaatgggatcagctcatcagtaaacaaattatataattaacaaaaaattaaaacaaatattacttaaggccaaaaatatttattcgatcaagaatataaattttatttttttatacgatattttttaaataatttttatataaactcgACATGCTGAAGACGCAGATCTTATCCTAATGTTGTAAATACAAGAAGAAGACTAAGatgattttgtaaaataattattttggaaaaaaaaaagaatcgtgAATAACCGAAAACTTATGAGTTGAATAGGGTTAAATGAACTttccaaaataattatttgatgatGGTCTATTATTCTTTCTCATCTTGTGAAGTTTTAAAGTGGATTCAATGATTTgttatcttaaatattttaaaataataatcccACGAGATGCACGAGAGTATAAATCTAGTATTTACTaattctataaaatatatattaggttacAAAGTGAAGAAACCCACttcgaaaaaaataatatattagtttacaaaagaaatatctatatatctttttaaaaataatatattagcttacaaaagaaatatatatatatatatatcttcctcatcagcAGTCATGAAGTACCCACTCGCGGACAACCTTGCATATATGTATTCTCTGACCAAGATGAAATATGGTTGGTGGGTAAAGCCAGATCTGAACAAAGTGAAGAAACCCActtggaaaaaaataatatattagtttacaaatatatatatatatatatatatatatatctttttgttatttttttttttttgttcaaaccttCATTGCATTCCTTAAAAAACTTAAATTACAATAGAGTTCTCACTCTCTAGGAGAGTTTTAGTGAAATAAAACAGAGCATTCTTAGCCAGCCTATCAGCCGACTCATTACAGACTCTAGAAATAAACACAAAAGAGATAAAGGTGAAGGATGCACTCAACACGCCGATGTCATGGAGTATATCTTTTTGTTAATGTCCCCATCTATAAGTAAACCCATCGAATAGCGTCCACTGACttcataaagaaagaaaaaaatatcagaccaaaaaATGTCAGAAGAAAAAGTTGTCGTGTTGAACTTCTGGCCAAGCATGTTCGGAGCAAGAGTGATCATGGCGTTAGAAGAAAAAGAGATCAAATTCGAGTACAAggaagaagatgtatttggtgACAAGACCGATTTATTGCTCCAATCCAACCCGGTTCACAAGAAAATTCCGGTTCTGATCCACAACGGTAAACCGGTATGCGAGTCCAATATCATACTCGAATATATCGACGAGGTCTGGAATAACGACAAGACTCTTCGTCTACTACCTTCTGATCCTTATGAGAAGGCAAAGTGTAGATTTTGGGCtgatttaattgataaaaaggTACTATtatactaatttaattattgagtgttagtatatatatatgtgtaccaGTAACACTATTGTATATATCATTTGGATTAAAATCTGAAGAAACAGGGGTGAAACGAATTTGAATATTGAgagttcaaaaataaattagctcaatataaaCGGTATAATAgcattttatatgaaaattattaaattaacatgtaagaaatgttttttgaggtacaaataataatactaaaaataaatacaacaaaaaatagattttctattaataggaaatttaacaaaataaaaaggaaattttaaaatatacttttacatatatattgccgctgacaaaaaaaaacaacttttgaaaaaaaatataacaaaataatactacaaaatatttcaatatCTGTTCGTTGAGCAATGatactttaatatataaaagtatGGTATGGTATGAGACCGTATAGTTGTATTTATTTtctagatgatttttttttacttacgTGTCACTACACTAATATAGAAAAAGATAGGTTTTTGACGCAGGAAGAAGAACATGGACGAAGAAAGgcaaagaacaagaagaagcaaAACGAGAGTTTATAGAGACATTGAAAGTATTAGAAACAGAGCTTGAGGAAAAGGTCTACTTCGGAGGAAACGAAACTGTTTCTATGGTGGACTTGGTCCTCATCTCTTATTACCCTTGGTTCCACACGTGGGAGACAATAGGTGGTTTTAGCCTGGAGGACCATACTCCCAAGCTAATGGATTGGGTCCGCAGATGTTTAGCCCGACCAGCTATCTCAAAATCTCTACCCGATCGGCTTAAGATCCTTGGTCGAGTGTCTCAGATCATAAAGCTCCATGAGTTCTTCTATGGTTATTGATCTATCAATATTTCtcgtttttaaataaaataatgatgtGAATCACAACTCATGAGTGTGGTGGACCGACTTTCATTTGTGGTGGTcgtatgaaaaaaattaatatgtttttttttttttttttttaacgacaaacggctattctattactcaaacttgaggtggtctgggaagccagaccggaatagaacaaccaataaaacataaggaTCTATGAAAAGAACGTGCATTCCTAGCTAACGAATCCGCAATCTCATTCTGCGTCCTTGGAACGTAGCTTATCTTGAAGTCCGGAAAACATAACCGAAGAGTTTGAACGATTTCCAACTCAGTTGAGAAGTTGGGCCAATCTTGTGGCTGCtctatcattgcaatcaggtcCTTGCAGTCCGTCCCAAACCTCTGACAGGTCGAGTGTTGTAGCATACTCTCCATGGCCCACTTTAGCGCCTCCAGCTCCGAATGTAGTGCTGTCTCCCGCCTCCGCAGATTCTTTGACCCCATGAGCTGTATCTTTCCCAAAGTATCTTTCCAAACCCATCCCATTCCACTAAACTGCGCTGTggaggtccatgaaccatccaccatacaaatattACTCAAGCTTAAGACTTGTGTTTCTTCATTATTCTGTACATTTGGCAGATTTGGTACATTTTCTCTTGCATTATACCACGCTTGACACTCTCCCTCTGCATACCTAACTAGCTCCAATGGATCTCTGTCTATACCTCGAAACAGTTTAtcattcctagctttccagatataccaaattatccaaggataaggaTCTCTATCATCCTCGGGCTCCAGAATACTATTCTTTCTCCAAAAAAGCAAATCCATATTAGCATAAATACTTGGTATCGGAAAGATTTCAGCACTCGTCGGGGTTGATGATAACACCCATGCTTGTAAGGCCGGAGGGCACTCGAAGATAGCATGAGTAACAGTCTCTTCTGGtgctccacatcttgggcagtaaTTGTCGCAGCGCATATTACGTCTTACCAGATTCCTTGTTACAGCCACCTGTCCAGatattaattgccatataagatggcaTATCTTTTGTGGCGCATTcaccttccaagcaaaggcttgaagttttGTAATGCTGGGTTGTAGAATTTCTAAGTCCTCCTCATCTCTCATCAAGTTTGTAGCAACCCA
This genomic interval from Brassica napus cultivar Da-Ae chromosome A6, Da-Ae, whole genome shotgun sequence contains the following:
- the LOC106347702 gene encoding glutathione S-transferase U27: MSEEKVVVLNFWPSMFGARVIMALEEKEIKFEYKEEDVFGDKTDLLLQSNPVHKKIPVLIHNGKPVCESNIILEYIDEVWNNDKTLRLLPSDPYEKAKCRFWADLIDKKVFDAGRRTWTKKGKEQEEAKREFIETLKVLETELEEKVYFGGNETVSMVDLVLISYYPWFHTWETIGGFSLEDHTPKLMDWVRRCLARPAISKSLPDRLKILGRVSQIIKLHEFFYGY